A genomic window from Salvia miltiorrhiza cultivar Shanhuang (shh) chromosome 5, IMPLAD_Smil_shh, whole genome shotgun sequence includes:
- the LOC130986360 gene encoding endonuclease 2-like isoform X2, which yields MELYQVHILAFATLICFTSAAHGWGVDGHLITCRLAQPRLSKAAADAVSQLLPAYAGNDLGSLCSWADRVRFRYHWSSPLHYIDTPDELCSYQYKRDCKDEDGIEDRCVAGAIYNYTNQLMAYGTGNSQYNLTEALLFLAHFIGDIHQPLHVGFTSDRGGNTIAVHWYTTKTVLHHVWDDSIIETAEERFYSSNVDEFINTLQTNITTVWASQAKAWEACSKTVCPDAYASEGIKAACDWAYKGVNNGSVLEDDYFMSRYPVVNMRLAQGGVRLAATLNSIFG from the exons ATGGAGTTATACCAAGTTCACATCCTAGCATTTGCAACTTTGATATGTTTTACCTCCGCTGCCCATGGCTGGGGGGTTGATGGCCATCTCATTACTTGTAGACTTGCTCAG CCGAGGTTGAGCAAAGCTGCTGCCGACGCTGTGTCCCAACTGCTGCCTGCATATGCTGGTAATGATCTCGGTAGCTTGTGCTCGTGGGCTGACCGAGTTAGGTTCCGTTACCACTGGTCGTCACCCCTTCATTACATTGACACTCCGGATGAACTCTGTTCCTATCAATACAAGA GGgattgcaaagatgaagatggaATAGAAGATAGATGTGTAGCTGGAGCAATCTACAATTACACTAATCAGCTTATGGCATATGGCACTGGAAATTCTCAAT ATAATCTCACTGAAGCGCTTCTCTTCCTAGCTCATTTCATTGGGGACATCCATCAG CCTTTACATGTGGGATTTACTTCAGACAGGGGAGGAAATACTATTGCTGTGCACTGGTACACAACTAAAACAGTACTTCATCAT GTGTGGGATGACAGTATTATTGAAACTGCAGAAGAAAGGTTCTACAGTTCCAACGTAGACGAATTCATTAACACGCTCCAAACAAACATAACG ACAGTGTGGGCGAGCCAAGCAAAGGCATGGGAGGCCTGCAGCAAGACAGTTTGTCCAGACGC ATATGCATCTGAAGGGATAAAAGCAGCGTGCGACTGGGCATACAAAGGAGTCAATAACGGCTCAGTTCTTGAAG ATGACTACTTCATGTCCCGTTATCCGGTGGTAAATATGAGGCTAGCTCAGGGCGGAGTGAGATTGGCAGCTACTCTTAACAGTATATTTGGATAA
- the LOC130986360 gene encoding endonuclease 2-like isoform X1 gives MELYQVHILAFATLICFTSAAHGWGVDGHLITCRLAQPRLSKAAADAVSQLLPAYAGNDLGSLCSWADRVRFRYHWSSPLHYIDTPDELCSYQYKRDCKDEDGIEDRCVAGAIYNYTNQLMAYGTGNSQYNLTEALLFLAHFIGDIHQPLHVGFTSDRGGNTIAVHWYTTKTVLHHVWDDSIIETAEERFYSSNVDEFINTLQTNITTVWASQAKAWEACSKTVCPDAYASEGIKAACDWAYKGVNNGSVLEGTYTDDYFMSRYPVVNMRLAQGGVRLAATLNSIFG, from the exons ATGGAGTTATACCAAGTTCACATCCTAGCATTTGCAACTTTGATATGTTTTACCTCCGCTGCCCATGGCTGGGGGGTTGATGGCCATCTCATTACTTGTAGACTTGCTCAG CCGAGGTTGAGCAAAGCTGCTGCCGACGCTGTGTCCCAACTGCTGCCTGCATATGCTGGTAATGATCTCGGTAGCTTGTGCTCGTGGGCTGACCGAGTTAGGTTCCGTTACCACTGGTCGTCACCCCTTCATTACATTGACACTCCGGATGAACTCTGTTCCTATCAATACAAGA GGgattgcaaagatgaagatggaATAGAAGATAGATGTGTAGCTGGAGCAATCTACAATTACACTAATCAGCTTATGGCATATGGCACTGGAAATTCTCAAT ATAATCTCACTGAAGCGCTTCTCTTCCTAGCTCATTTCATTGGGGACATCCATCAG CCTTTACATGTGGGATTTACTTCAGACAGGGGAGGAAATACTATTGCTGTGCACTGGTACACAACTAAAACAGTACTTCATCAT GTGTGGGATGACAGTATTATTGAAACTGCAGAAGAAAGGTTCTACAGTTCCAACGTAGACGAATTCATTAACACGCTCCAAACAAACATAACG ACAGTGTGGGCGAGCCAAGCAAAGGCATGGGAGGCCTGCAGCAAGACAGTTTGTCCAGACGC ATATGCATCTGAAGGGATAAAAGCAGCGTGCGACTGGGCATACAAAGGAGTCAATAACGGCTCAGTTCTTGAAGGTACATATACAG ATGACTACTTCATGTCCCGTTATCCGGTGGTAAATATGAGGCTAGCTCAGGGCGGAGTGAGATTGGCAGCTACTCTTAACAGTATATTTGGATAA